The DNA region CCACGCGCGCACTTACGCCAACTTCCGCCACGACGTCGAAATCCTCCAGCAACAGCTCAACCACCTCAACCGCACCATCGCTGCCTGGGAAAAAGACGCCCCCCGCAAATCCCGCTCACGTTGACCTCGTTCCCGCTCTCCTTTTTGCGCCTCTTGCGGCCACAACTCCGGCCTGCTCCCGCCACTCCCCACGTCTTGAACCTGCGTCGTCCCGTCTCCATCAACAATCACCCCATGCCGCCCGAACTCCCCCCGCTTCTTCGCGATCAACGCAAAATCGACGCCGATCATCTGCGCCTCATCGCGTTGTTTCATTTCATCTTTGCCGGCCTTGCACTCGTCGGCCTCGGCTTCCTCGCGCTCCACTGGCTCTTCATGAGTACCTTCCTCGGCGATCCCTCACTCTGGAAAGACCAGAAAAGTGGCCCGCCCCCCGAACAATTTTTTGCGATCTTCCGATGGTTCTACGCCATCTTCGGCGTGCTCATCGTCAGCGGAGGCATCGCCAACCTCATCTCCGGTCTCTTCATCCGCGCCCGCAAAAACCGCACATTCTCGATCGTCGTCGCCGCCTTGAACTGCATTCAAATGCCTTTCGGCACCGCCCTCGGCGTCTTCACCCTGATCGTTCTCACCCGCGAATCCGTGCGCGAAGGCTACAGCACCGATCCTCGTTAACCCTGCGATGGAGGTGCGACGCCCCCGTCGCGCATTCGCATCGCATCCGTTCCCCTCCTTTTTTGCGCAGCTGCGCCTTTTTGTGGCCATAACTCCGTTCCCTTCGCTCTAACTCCCCTCGCCTGAAACCCACCGGCCCAAAAAACAAAAACCACACCACCGGCGAACTCCACCCGCGCAACCTCCACCGCGCGCCCTACGACTTCCCCCGCCTCATCGCCGCGCTCCCGGAACTCGCCCCGTTCGTCCAGCCGCATCCACTTGCCGGTGACACCATCGACTTCGCCAACCCCGCCGCCGTCCTCACCCTCAACCGCGCCCTCCTCAAACTCCACTACGGTATCGCCCACTGGGATCTCCCGTCCGGCTTCCTCTGCCCGCCGGTCCCCAGCCGCGCCGATTACCTCCACCACGCCGCCGATCTCCTCGCCGCCGACACTGCGGACAAAACCATCCCCTGCGGCCCCGCCATCCGCGCCCTCGACCTCGGCACCGGCGCCAACGCCATCTACCCGCTCCTCGCCGCATCCCTCTTCGGCTGGCGCGTCACCGGCACCGACATCGACCCCGCATCCATAAACTGGGCACGTCAGCTCGCCGCCGCCAATCCCCCGCTCGCCCCGCTCCTAGACTTCCGCCTCCAGCCCTCCGCCTCCGCGCTCTTCGCTAACATCACCGCGCCGACCGACTCCTTCGCCCTCTCCCTCTGCAACCCGCCCTTCCACGCCTCACCCGACGAAGCCGCCGCCGGCACGCTCCGCAAAATCCGCAACCTCGGTTCTCCCACCGCACGCAGCTCCGCCAAACTAGCCCTCAACTTCGGCGGACGCCCCAACGAGCTCTGGTGCCCCGGCGGCGAGGTCGCCTTCATCCGCCGCATGATCGCCGAGAGCGCCGCCCGCCCCGCGCTCTGCGTCTGGTTCACCACCCTAGTCTCCAAACGCGCCAGCCTCCCCCTCCTCGAACGCGCTCTCCACTCCGCCCATCCTCACGACGTCCGCATCATCACGATGTTCGCCGGCCAAAAACAAAGTCGCCTCCTCGCCTGGACCTTCCTCTCTCCCGCCGAACGCCGCACGCGTCTCACCTCCGTCACTTCCACCCCGGCCTGATTTCCCCGCACCGTCCGCCTCCCGCGTTCGATCATCGCGCCATGCCCCTCAGCCACAAAAAACTCTCCGCATGGTACCACCTGCTCGCGCAAAACCTCGACGCCGGTCTTCCCTTCTCCGCCGCCCTGCGCGCCTCGATCGGTAACGGCGCCCCCGCCTCCGCTCTCCTCCGCATGGCCGAGATCACCGAGCTCGGCGGCTCGATCGACGACGCCCTCCGCTCCACCGGCTCATGGCTGCCCGCCTCCGACCGCCTCTTTATTTCCG from Nibricoccus aquaticus includes:
- the rlmF gene encoding 23S rRNA (adenine(1618)-N(6))-methyltransferase RlmF, producing the protein MKPTGPKNKNHTTGELHPRNLHRAPYDFPRLIAALPELAPFVQPHPLAGDTIDFANPAAVLTLNRALLKLHYGIAHWDLPSGFLCPPVPSRADYLHHAADLLAADTADKTIPCGPAIRALDLGTGANAIYPLLAASLFGWRVTGTDIDPASINWARQLAAANPPLAPLLDFRLQPSASALFANITAPTDSFALSLCNPPFHASPDEAAAGTLRKIRNLGSPTARSSAKLALNFGGRPNELWCPGGEVAFIRRMIAESAARPALCVWFTTLVSKRASLPLLERALHSAHPHDVRIITMFAGQKQSRLLAWTFLSPAERRTRLTSVTSTPA